The genomic segment GTAGCTCAAGTCAACACAGTGGAGCATTGCAACCAGACAATTCTGCTCCACCATCAGATTTGGACGACAGAATGTCACCCCATTCTGATGCCGATTCAAATATTACTAATGTGAGCTCTAACGGTGATATCAGTCCAACTATCTCCTCCGAACGCGGGGAAACGCTTGTCCAGAAGTCGGAAATGACCACTGGTGTGTTGTCGCACGCAGACAAGAAGCCTTTTAAGTGTCCCCTGTGCGATAAAGGGTTCTCTAGGAAGATGTACATGATGGCTCACCAAAAGGCACACTCCAAAGGGTTCCCTTTCACCTGCTCGATATGCGCAAAAGGTTTCTTATTAAAATCACAGTTGCGGGCGCACACCAGGTCACACACTGGGGAGAGACCTTTCACCTGCTCGGTGTGCGCCAAATCTTTCTTTTCAAACGGACAGTTGCGGATACACAGCAGGATACACACCGGGGAGAGACCTTTCACCTGCTCGGTGtgttcaaaatgtttcataaCAAGAGGACATTTGCAGAGGCACTCCAAGATACACTCTGGGGAGAGACCCTTCAGCTGTAACGTTTGCAACAAAAGCTACGTAAGAAAGTCACACATGGAGTCGCACATGCTGACGCACACGCAGACGGGCGAAAAGCCTTTTGACTGCTCCGTCTGCGGCAAACGTTTCTCGACCAGGCAATATCTGAGGTGCCACATGAAAAGACATTCAGAGGGGAAACGTTTTACTTGCCCTGTGTGCTTTAAAGACTTCGCCAATAAAGCTTATATCGGGATACACATGGCGACGCACACTGGGGAGAAACTGTTCAGCTGTGATACCTGTAatgaaaaattcacatttgggTCTCAGGTCAAGAGTCATGTGTGTACTGGGAACAAATAAATACTCTTGTGTATCTGTAACTTAAGTGTATCACTTTGTGGGCTTAATAAATCGCTATCACAGAAAAGTTtgttgtataataataattttcgctcttattctcttttttaaatgttaatcgACAGGTTTTTAATAGGGGCTTTGATAACGTTACATTATTTCACAACCTAGAAACTGAACTCGTCGCAACCTTGGGACGTCCTTGCAGAAATGAGTACGTGTCACCAGACGGTGGCAGTGTCGTAAAACAATTAGGATTACTTCTATATCCGAAGAAGAAGACAACCGGAAGTTAGCAACACGTTGCTAAGTGAAGCGCAAGCGTGAttggaaaagcaaaaatgtgcaaagtgCAAATGTTGCGAGAGTTGGTGAAGCGACGATTAAATGTGGCTGTGGAAGAGATTTTCGAACTGTTTGAGAAGACCATAGCGGAGTACGAGGAGGAACTTTGTCGAGCGAAAGAGGAGAACGAGCGGCAACGCGAACTACTGGACGCTGTTTTCACGCCTCAGTCTGGGCTCGATGGAGCTGGTTTGTTTACGTTTCAACTTGTCTTCGTCTGTtgccatttttacatttgattaTTCAGCACCGCTGCCTTGAATAAGTCGGCTGGCTGCGATTTGTCGATATTTGGGTGCGTGGCCAGCGAGGCGAATCCACGTCCAGTATTTACGTTCTAATTAGCCCAAATTGTGTTACATAGCACAgtaaaaattttattttctaggttagttgacaattttttttatcaacgcCATAAAATTGTCATCATTCATTACACACTCGATTGACTGACCACTTAGAGTGAAAATATTGTACACTGAATTAGGGCTGGAATTGCCCAATATCACTTTGGTCTCTAAAAGTTCCATTCTTTCTCTTCTGCAGACACTCAGCATCCAGTAGAGATTCCTCCTGAGCCGCAGCAAGCGTGGAGTTCTGCTGTGGAGCACATTAAAGAAGAAGTGGAAGACGTGTGGAGCAGTCAGGATTGGAAGCAACTTCCAGGCCTGAAGGCGGCAGATGCCACCTCTGATCACCCTGTGAAACATGAAGACAGTGAAAACAAAGTTTCCGCTTATCAGCTTCGCTGTAGTCAAAGCGAGCAGAACAGACATGCTGGCAGAAGGTCACAAGCACACAACAGCAGGGCGCCGCTGTCCGATATGGACGAGCGTGACGTCACGTCGTCCGAGACCGATGGCAGTGACGACGCCAAAGAACGTTCCAAGCGTTCTAAGGACAGCAAAGCCGCCGGCAAGCGACTCTTCAACTGCTCCGAATGCGGCAAAACCTTCAGCCGGAAGGGAACTTTGAACCGACACATGAGGACGCACACCGGAGAGAAACCTTTCGCTTGCTcgttttgttccaaaataTTCTCTTTAAAGCATCACAGAGACCGacacatgcaaatacacaccgGAGAGAAACCCTTTTCCTGTTTATTTTGCCCTAAAAGATTCAGAGACAGGTCCAAAATGATGACGCACATGAGAACGCATGCCCCTGAGCTGCCCGTTTCCACCAGTCCGCACGCCACGACGGCCGTTGGAGATCACGCTAATGCTTCTCCCTCGCAACTCGACAACCGGGCTCCGCTATCggacctggacgacgccgtgTCACACTCTTCCGGAAGCGAGCAAGGCAACAACGCTGAAGACGCCGGCAAGACCTCCAAGAGGTTCACGTGTACCTTCTCGCTATGTCGCAAGAGTTTCTCCCGGAAGGACTATTTGGAGTTACACATGAAAATGCACGCGGAGGGGAATTTCACCTGCCCTGTTTGCCATAAGAGATTCTCCAGTCAAAAATACGTGATGATACACATGAGGACGCACACTGGGGAGAAGCCGTTCGGTTGCAACGCCTGCGATAAGAAGTTCACGTACAAGTACCAGGTGACCAGACACAAGTGTGTCGGCGCCGTTGATGTCAGCGCATCGGAAGCGACGTCTTTGGAGTGATTTGCTGGGATGTAAgattgctacactaaagggaggggagattgtgggtgtagcaacgctgattagctaacGAATGTTACGCGGTGCGAGGCCTTGGCCGATTCGTGACCCCAGCAATGCAGAGTCTGTCCTGTTACTCCTCAGCTGGTTGGCAGCCGGTTGGCTGACTCGTCCTTGATTAGATATCTCGAAGGGTGTTGAGGGTCGTTTTCCTGTGGACCAATGTAACTTTCTTGCTAAGTTTCACACAATACGaatattgagtaaatatgggaaaACTTatatgcaactacttcaacaGATGTTTTTTCTGTAACACTTAAAGACAAACAGTCACAATCAACAACAACCCATTGATAAAAGCTACAGAGTTGGCTTAAAGGGAGAGAAGTTCTTATGAATTAAAGATCGAGTGAGATAAGAAACGAAGGGAGGTAGAGGAATTCTCTGAGTCCTCCCAACTCGTAAATAATGAGGCCTTTTGTTAGAgcggtgctcactctaacttatttttgcaagaaccacacgggagacagtatgccctttttaagcacttgcaagtggagagtcattcgtcgctgtgcgtacaccgatgatcgaatgaggtgtgactttggattcttgcaagagagtatttattgagagaaagcagggtggggggtgacattggacatgtttggtggtcacctcagcaactggttaatcagtgcggagggtcccagctcattgttttacaaggtcgtggaaacagaaactagtggagcattttagatgactaactaagcaagaatgttttcacaccatttggaaagtttcaacaactgaatggttaaatttttcagagtcaaggaaaggtaaaaggttgaaacaaagttaataattctagtctacattccaacataatcatacgatcaaaataATCCTAACACCTTTGGTCAGGCCGACCATCTAATTATtccaagaaaaacacaaggaTTCAACACAAAGCTTCACACAAAGAGACACAAGGCCATTCACACCGGGGAGAGACCGTTTTCCTGTTCGggagaaataataataatgcagtAATGAAGTCTTTGATTTTAAATTATGATGAAGACCAATGTGAGCACACTCAAACAGATTTGTCAAAAAACGTCAAGTTTATGTTCATTGTAAAAATTGTCTTTGTGTTCCCCGAGAAATTGATTTTACTTTTCAACTCTGTATCTAATTGTGACCTGAGAACCGCAGAGATGACAAAAGTGGAATGTttccataaataaaaaacaatttaagtcTTCTCATTGTAGTGGGCTGTATGATCAATATGCTACGTaattataaaagaaaatacatatCAATGTGAAATCATTAgatatttattcaattttatttacaatgacAGGAttgtataaaataatttccaaATCCGAACTCCtgtgaaatgttatttttgcttcatgaacaaTTTTAGACCGCAAGCTAAAGCAGTAATAATTTTAGAGCAGTAGGTGGCAGTAGTGAGCTATCACAGTATGTGAACCGCCTATTAacacaaagaggaagaggactTCCCCATTCTGCTTTTTCCTAACGGCCGTGTTTCGATTTAGCTTTATTTCGATATTGTTGAAGAAGAAGCGCAAGCTTGCGTGAAACATGTCGAAAGTCTCAACATTAAAGCTGTTGGTGAAGCGCAAGCTAAATGTGGCCATTGAGGAGGTTTGGGAACTGTTTGAGAAGGCCATTGCCGAGTACGAAGAGGAATTCCGTCgaaaaggaaggaaagaggCGTGCGAGAGTGAGCATGGTGTGGAGCCCAACGTTGGTCGCAAAACTCAAAGAGGTACAATTGCCGTCTTATTCATTTTCACACTGTAAGGTCCTAGAATGAGCACGTTCGGCAGTATGAGGGAAACTAGGTGTCACAAAAGTGGTTAAAATGATCAAGGAGCGTTTCAAGACTCCCTCGGGCTCAACTAGAAGtaagaaatataaagatgGCGGAGCCCTGATTCATTTAAACAGTATAAATTAGTCATAAGAataaacaacatatttaatattaGATGCCAAGTTTAGGAATGATTCTGAAAAGTGGCCGTGTTAATtaaaagttttcttttcactATGGCTGCCAAGCTATAAtgtcttccccccccccccccccccccgctgaGCCAATGACGTCATGTATCCTTGGTGAATGGAAGACGTTCCACATTTCTATTTCTACTTTGTATCTCTGaactttcattcatttatgtcATGTAGGTTCTCAGTGTGAGCTGGTGAATATTAAAGAGGAGGAATGCGAGGagccaccaacaaaaaaaaggaagaatgcGGGGAGTTCAGgcctcaagtcaagtccagaAAAGGCATCGCAAGCTCAAGAAGAAGTCCGTAAAAGTCCCCAAGGTTCGGAATCCTTTGACAGTGATCACGGTGACATTGCCAAAGAACCTTTGAAGACAAAACCAAAGTTAAAGTGTTCTGACTGTGGTCAGATGTTTGTCCACAAGGAAGATTTggcaaagcacaaaaaaacacacacgggaAAGAAACCTTTGACTTCTGCAGTTGTCCCTACACCGTCTGCCAAAGAAGCTTTGAAGACAAAACCGAAGTTAAAGTGTTCTGAGTGTGGTCAAATGTTTGTCCACAAGGAAGGTTTGGAAAAGCaccaaaagacacacactgaaaaaaaacctgcagtTGTCCCTAAACCATCTTTTACCTCCGCTATCTCGAGTCAACAAGTGGCAACCAAAAGTGGCAGACCACATGCTAAAGATCTTCACTCAGCAACTGGATTGTCAAAAAACTCCAGGGATTACTTAATGTCAGACtcctctgactctgactctgattCTGATGTCTCCTTTGTAGAACCtttggagaaaacaaagatggtCCACAAGGGAGATTTGGatagacacacaaaaacacacattgggACGAAGAGCGCAGTTGTCGCTAAACCATCCGGACCTGTGAAATCTTTCAACTGCTCAGTTTGCGTTAAACGCTTTCCGAGTAGAGACCTTCTCATATCACACATACGAACCCACGTTAAGGAGAAACCTGCGGCCTCCGGTCAACACGTGGTGCCAGAAAGTCCAAAACCTGACTCGCAACCAGACAAGTTGCCACCGGTCGCTCAACCACCCAACGCCGAGAAACATTTCACCTGCTCAAACTGTAAGAGACACTTTTTGAGCGAACGTTTTCTCATGTTACACATGCGAACCCACAACGAGCAGAAACCGGTGGCCTCCGGTAGCTCCGGTCACGCTGCAGTCCCAGCGAGTCCAAATCTCGACTCGCAACCAGACAAATTGCGGCCAGTCGCTAGACCGCCTGACACGGTTAAATCTTTTACCTGCTCCGTTTGCACAAAAAGCTTCCTGAGTAGAGACCTTCTCATATCACACATAAGGACTCACACCGAGGAGAAACCGACGACCTCCCGTATCTCTGATCAACGTCTGGTGTCAAAGAGTCCAAATGTTGACTCGCAACCAGACAGATTGGCACCGGTGGCTAAACCACCCGACGCCGTGAAATCTTTCAGCTGCTCAATTTGCGCAAAAAACTTTCCGAGTAGCGCTCTTCTCATATCGCACACGCGAACACACGCTGAGGAGAAACCGGTGGCCTCAGGTAGCTCTGGTCAGCGCCGGGTGTCAGAGAGTCCAACTCTTAACTCCCAACCAGACAAGTTGCCCCCAGTGCCTAAACCACCAACTCTTAACTCCCAACCAGACACGTTGCCACCAGTCTCTAAACCATCCAACGCTGATCAATATTTCACCTGCTCAACTTGTAAGAAAAGCTTCTCGACTGAACACTTTCTGGAGTTACACATGCAAACCCATGACAGGCAGAAACTGGTGGCCTCCGGTACCTCTGGTCAGCACCTGCTGTCGGAAAGTCAAAATATCCGCCCAAGACCACAGAACCCGGCACAAGTACCAGACAAGGACGACGTGACGTCAGATTCTTCGGACTCTGATAGCGATGCCAAAAAATCTCCGGAGACCAACAAGAAGTTGCCGTGCTCAGAATGCGGCGAGGTGTTTGTCCACAAGGCAGATCTGGACGGACACATGAAAACGCACACCGGAAAGCAAGTTGTGGACTCCACAGGCGTGACCAAACTCTTCTACACCGTCAAGTCTTTGTCCTGCTCGGTTTGTACGAAAAGTTTTGCGAGTGAAGAGTCTCTGGCGGCACACGTGAGCGTCCACGCCAACGAGAAACGCTCGCCCTCGACTAGCTCCACTCAGCTGGCGCCGACGCAAACCAACGGAGAACATGGCGAGGATACCCAATCGGAACCGGAGAGCCTCTTTGCTCCGCTGTCAGATTCGGACATGTCGGACTCGTCTGCGGACGATCCCAACGACAACAGCAGCGTATCCGGAGCGACAAGCAAGAACTCGGAAGGTGAAGCAAACGGGAGCAAGCGAGCTGGAGACAACGCAAGACGCATCGCTTGCTCTTTTTGTGAGAAAACTTACATGAGGGAGCATCACCTGTTGAGACACGTCAGAAGTCACCACCAGGGGGCGTCTTCGGAATCCAAAGCCGGTGAAGGATCGCAAGCGTGCGACGGCAAGCGGGAACCTcggaagatgaagaaaaagtcCAAAGGCAACAAGAAACGGCAGGAATGCATCAAAAATTTAAAGTGCTCACACTGTAAAAAACGTTTTGAGCAAATGAGTCAGTTGACCCAACACTTGGTGTCGAGAAACTCTTGTCATGTCTGCGATGAgaaattttgttttcctgaaGAGATGAGGGAACATATTCAGAACACACATTGACAACGcgtctttattttcttctttgttcaaaaatgttcaCCACGTGCAGGAAAGTTCTAGAAGCTGACGTTTAAGAAGCTGACGATCGGTCGGGCCAGTTGTTCATACTGttttctcaaaatgttttatttttatatacacgtgtattcttttttttctccctatgTAGATGtggtttgaataaaaaaaaaattaagtaatTCACTGCAATTGATGGCTTTGCATGTCAAAGATTCATAATTACTGGACTAGTAGTGAACTGGTTACCGACTCGATATGCAAACGTGGAAATGTGTTTGGTTTAAATTTGACAAAGATGAGGAATTAATGAGGTTAGATTATTTTAGGGAGAGAAAACCACCaaaatttttaattaaaaaaacaaaatccaatcTGACCTCAGTAGTTCTGGCCTCAGAGTTGAGAGACCAACTAGACagcatatttgtatttttcacaaaACTGACAAGAGTCCAAGAAACTGTGTGCTGtgctaattatttttttttattcacaagtCAGAACAAAAAAGCAATCTGCAACTCTTCCCGCCTCGACCTGGACTGACTTGGAAATTCACGAGTAAACTTTGTACAAGACAAAAACGGTGCAATGGAGCAGAAATGTGTGCTGGGCTGAGTGTGAGGCTCCATCttccaaaatataaaaagattATGTTCTAGCATCAAAACCCACTTTGGTGTAACCTGCACAGTTTTGAAGATCATATGAAGCAGCATTTGCAAAATTGCGGGAAACAGAACAGAAGTCCCTCTGTTTTTCCTCTGTTTGGAACGCGGCCGCCTTTGAGACACCCAAACGTTGACCTTTCCAGGACGGGGTCACTAATCCCAAAACCGTCATGCTTTATTTAATCATTCTGCAAAAGTGCCGTTGTCTTAAAGTCTTATTggtgtggtgggggggggctgtttTTCATGTGTCGACGATGGCGCTGTGCTGTCTTCTCAGAGCCACCAGAAGCGCACGTAGACGATGAGCATGATGAAGAAAACGCCGCCGGCTGCCAGCTTGGCGTACGTGGAGCGCGTGTTCAGGTACTTGGCGTCACTGCGGTACTTCTTGGACAGGCTGGACAAGTTGCTGGCCTTGGAATCCAACGCTGAAGAGGAGGAATAGAATTCACGTAAGCAGGATAGTCACTGGTAGATGTTATTTATTCTCTGCAAAGAGCAATATTACTGAAGTTTTTTTGGCCCCTCCCCTTTTAGGGTTGGGTCACTTGCCTGCAATAATTGGTCGTCCGTTTAGcacacctgtgtgtgtgcagggtCAGACAGACGTGCCAGGACAGATGGTGGAAATGCACTAAGGTACTATTTTAGTGTTTATTTGACATAAATCAACAACAAAGTGACAGGATCTGTAACTACCCTTGGTGCTAGACGACTTGGAATGAATCTGCTTTGACAATATTGAAGCTATGCCGCCAGCATCAATGTACAATGACCACGGACACGTCAACGCCGCATCGAAGCGACGGAATGCAACTCGGACTGGTGAGTCAATGAGTgcacaaataaatgcaaaaatggATTTCTGGAATTATTAAGGGTGCTTGTTCAATGAACAATTTTGTTCATTCAAAATGGctcttgattttgttttatgaacaacttcataaatgtatgagcataGAATACTGCCCCCTAGCGAGCAAAAAGGTCTAATCGACATGGTAAGAGACGTCTCTTGACTCACCGGAGAGCGCCTCTCCTCTCTGCAGCACCTCTTCGATGTTTGCCACCATGATCCTCTGCACGTCTTGCAGCTCCGTGTTGATGCTGCCCAGGTTCCGCCGGGCCCGGCTGTCAATGTAGGCCTTCTTGGTCTTTTGGATGTACGtgtctgacacacacacagccacacTTTGATAAGCCCGACTGATGGACGCACACCTTGAAAGTTTGAGCTTACCAAACTCGATGAAGGAATACGGCCGCGAGACAGTGGGCACCTTCTTGCCGTGCTGCTCGTGGAACTCGGCCTGCAGGTCCTCCAGGTAGGCGAAGGCCAGCTTCTTGGAGAAGCTGGCTTCGCACAGGACCAGGTAGCACACGCCTTTCTCCAAGACATAGCTGCTCGTGACATAAGTGACTGTGAGGGCAAGTGACCAAGTACAAATACTTGGTTACCGTTGTCCTTTTGTTGGTGGCAACTCACTGGAAGGACATAGAGCCGGCCTCTAAGGTGCAGCGAGTGGGGCTCTGCTCGTTGAGTTTTCTGAAAAGCTGCTTAGCTTGACTCTGGTACTGCTGCAGGTCCCGGCCCAACTGCAAAACACGGGACACGCGTGGTTGGCGACCTTGAAGGCATCGCAGTAGTGCCACACAACACAAAAGGGATGACGtgatgtgttgttgtttttttggacaaTCTGCTTTTCAGCATCCTTGAATGCGTGTGTAATAGAGGTGCAGTGATTCATCTGCCCTTGAaatcatttgattatttttaaccCTCAGAAATTGCGCACATTCTGCTTTTGGTGTGTCCTTGAAAGCATCGCAGTAGtcgacataaaaaaaaaaaaaggatgctgGGACACAACAGAAATGAATCTTTTCGCTTCCCTGGTTGATAGCAAACGAGAAAGCAGGAGGAACGTTTGACAGATTTGTTTCCAAGCAATGTGTTCTACTGCAAATACTCatcatgtatttgttttttagtcGGATCTTAGAAAGTATTTAATAATGACAGCGACTAAGAAACAAGTGGCGTTGTGTCCAACCTGCTCGTCCTCTTGCATGGAGGCGGCCAACGGCAGGCCGTCGGCCAACCGGGCGATCATCGTCAGCAGCACCATCTTGTCTGCAGACGCCGCACAAGCTTTTATATTTGGTCGATTTTGACAGCCTGGAGTGAACCAGAGTGGAAAAGGGAGCACCAGGACGGATGACGTGACGACGCTGAGCTGGCCGGAACTGCGTCACCGCAGCTGTCGTGTCCGTCACCCTAACACTTCCGGTAATGTCGCAAGCCGGAACGTTTTCCATCCCGAGAATGATTCCATCCATTTCCCCCCTATGTTTAACTGGACAAagcttattttatttataaatgtaataaaaaatatatagaaaaatgttttggctGTAAGCTAAATTAGCAGTTAAAACCTACATcggtcattttatttttatttgtgtagcCCAACAAAAGTCTCTTCAaccaggaaagaaaaaattcaaataaggGTCTAATGATGCATGTAAATTataattcattcatctttGCACACACATCAGGCCTGgtaataaaatcaaatcaatttattAGCATTTAATAAAAATTTCAATTGTAAACAAGCCTGGGCTCCGAGGTCTCGTTACAGTACctgattatattttaaaaaaaacaacgtaaTAACCGCTCAAACAGCTTTCCATAGCTGCTTGCTTTCTGCTCCAGAATGTGCATGATTTCAAAATAGTCGACAGGGTGAAGCGTTGCTACATTTACACAGGCAGCAAGTTGAACATTCAGTTACAATTAATATCATAAAAGAATGGTCCAGTAAATGAGTGGCAGGAGTGTTGCGGTGACATCAATCTACGGAGAAGAGGTCCTTGTATTTCTGCATGAGGGACGCGGCGTGCTCTTGAGGACACGGCGTGATAGGAAGGCGCGGAGGGCCCAACTGTAAGCCCGACACCTCGTTCATCAGCTGCTTGTTCACGCCCAAATCAAATCCTGAAAATCGCGAAAAAAGAGATTTTGAGGTGTCAGACAGCTACTCTTTTCGGCGTACTTAAACATATGTCgataaataaaaccaaagtCATCAAATCCCACTCACCAATTTTAATTGCATGTCTGATGAGTTCTTGCATCTTGAACTGCTCGAGAGAGAAAAGACAAAGTCTGTTAATTCATCAAATGTACATACTGTAGTAGTCATGTGACAGATGTGTGCCATCAAGGGGTGTGGCCTAGTGAGTGACGTCAGGAGCTGGAACCAGGTTGaacatatttgtttgtgtgaatgtgagtagTGGCCCACATCAGCTCCGTGTGAGTCTTCTCATgttgcatttttgtgtgttgactGTTGAAAGTGAAGCGGCGACATGGACGGCCAGTTTGAGAACCTCaagtggatggaaaaaaataatgcacaaACTGTACCTGAAGGCTCCTGGCCTGCGTAAGGTTGCCACTCTCAAACTCTACCAACAGCTTGTTCATGTGACTTCCAAGGTAATTGTACGTGCTGTGGGTAGAGCAATAAATGAGTAAagctttaatttaaaaaataagtgTGCATCATACGTATAGTAGTTTGTCTGCTACATGTTttgctgcaccatttgtgttcaaatatcatTTGTAATCATCATGGCTGACCTTCCAACTCCTCCATGGGCTCCCATCGCGAGAGCTGCCAGGAGTTGCTACGTGACATGACAAAAAGGTGATTAGCCACAAAGGAGGCGGAGGTGTGGTCACGCAGCGTGAGCGAGCGCAGCGCACCTCGTCAACGCCGTACAGGATCGACCAATTGGGCTGAAAATGGCTGATGCATTGGCCAAGGTCCAGCAGATCAGTCCCGGAGAATTTCACTCCACAGAAGGAGGGAATGAGCGTCTCGATGCCTTCCAGCAAGTCGCTCACAGGCACTTCAAGACGAGACGCATTCAAGGGGCCGTATTAgggaaaattgactttttacttATTTGAATTGGTGACATTTGCTGGGGTTGTAGATTCTAAAGcattatggggggggggggggggggggggggggggttgcataAAAAGTAAAAGGAAAGTAGTAGTTCAGACAGCCATTGCAAACTGGTCAAATGTGTCATTAACTTGttaaatggacaaaaaaacgATTCAAGTccaatcaaattaaaacattcaTTGCCAAGGTCGAGCTatgtcctttttgtttttttccttgtggCAGATGTGGCACATGCAAATACTCACAAGTAACACCAGTCAAGGCTGGAAGATGGTAGTAGTAGAATGGCAAAGCGGGGGCCTCGGCAGCGACCTTCTGGAGGTAAGCCCTCAACGTCTctgagaagggaaaaggtGCACACATGTTGATTCTCTTCTGCTTTGCACGTGCAACCGCACTTGAATGTCTCTTCTCCGCACACCTGCAGAGCGAGGTTTGAAGAAGGAGGGAGAGATGACCGCGATGGCGTCAACCTCGAGCTCCTTCGCATGGCGAGCCTGAACGATCGGAAAGGCAGAGCCtcaaatgaagtcatttgGAGACGTTGCATTCCGGGAATTGAAGACACGGCTACGTTTGCGCAGGTACTCTGGTTAGAGCGACTCACCAACTCTTGGGAATCTTTGAGACTGGTGCAGCCAACGTGCAAAATCACCTGCtccattctttaaaaaaaacaaaacacaggacTTAATACAAAGTAGTCATGGAATTGTGACATaaataatatgaaaaaatgatgaagaaaagaaaaatttggGGTAATTCTGTTCATCTGTCGAAAGACTTACTTTCCCTTGGCTTTCCGACACCAGTCCTCAGCCAGTAACTTCCTCTCGGCGACGCTGAGGGACATGCCCTCTCCGGTGGTGCCATTCACTACGTGGAAAAAGTTAGATTTTTGTACAGGTCAATGAGAGATTGAGAGAGTGCATCTCAACAAATACAGAAGTGACTGagctagagagagagagagagaaaaccaAACACAGAGGTAAACAAATATAggaaatacagaaaaatagaaaatgatcTTGGATGGTGAAAATACAGTAAGTTTGCATGGTGATCTAACCCAACCGAACCAAGCACCTGCTCAACCACAAGGGGGCGCCCTACGAGTCATTAACAGTCAACCAGAGTTCGGTAGTTTGCTTAATTATAATCATTGAAGTATTTTTCAGGGGATAAGAACTACTTCCCACGGCACATCGTTTGTGTTTTTACTTGAGTATTTTTGTAAAGTAGAATTACGGCATTAAATCGAAGTATACATTCTGCTCTCTCCCTCCATAGGTATTTATTCTTGGTTGCGC from the Syngnathus acus chromosome 4, fSynAcu1.2, whole genome shotgun sequence genome contains:
- the sec22bb gene encoding vesicle-trafficking protein SEC22b-B; protein product: MVLLTMIARLADGLPLAASMQEDEQLGRDLQQYQSQAKQLFRKLNEQSPTRCTLEAGSMSFHYVLEKGVCYLVLCEASFSKKLAFAYLEDLQAEFHEQHGKKVPTVSRPYSFIEFDTYIQKTKKAYIDSRARRNLGSINTELQDVQRIMVANIEEVLQRGEALSALDSKASNLSSLSKKYRSDAKYLNTRSTYAKLAAGGVFFIMLIVYVRFWWL
- the npl gene encoding N-acetylneuraminate lyase, which encodes MAQSAGKKLTGLVAATFTPFTSQGEINLSEIGPYIDYLTQKQGVNKIFVNGTTGEGMSLSVAERKLLAEDWCRKAKGKMEQVILHVGCTSLKDSQELARHAKELEVDAIAVISPSFFKPRSAETLRAYLQKVAAEAPALPFYYYHLPALTGVTLPVSDLLEGIETLIPSFCGVKFSGTDLLDLGQCISHFQPNWSILYGVDEQLLAALAMGAHGGVGSTYNYLGSHMNKLLVEFESGNLTQARSLQFKMQELIRHAIKIGFDLGVNKQLMNEVSGLQLGPPRLPITPCPQEHAASLMQKYKDLFSVD